A window of Leptospira hartskeerlii contains these coding sequences:
- a CDS encoding CbtA family protein has product MPLRSGFSDILRAGLFSGLVSGFVLGILVCIWNLPLILEAEKFESKSASENSNSGHTHAHSAHVEAHSHAKVKTSSSEDIEGDKLLQKRNLGTVIGSVLLGISFGVLVSLWMTFFPPNGFLQNPSQSKTIILSILFTIGGFLIFFGIPFLGLPPELPGRASSAYDYPERQAWWYICVGSSSVGVLASRLILSYLNIHNRLKWVFAIILFLFFVGLPFYLGAPKISENFAAPKELRIQFEYVTLLTNLLFWFLLSSLFFLFWKPRQVLGFK; this is encoded by the coding sequence ATGCCATTAAGATCAGGATTTTCTGATATATTGCGGGCTGGGTTATTTTCCGGTCTGGTATCAGGTTTTGTTTTAGGGATCCTGGTTTGCATTTGGAATCTTCCGTTGATTTTAGAAGCGGAGAAGTTTGAATCTAAATCTGCATCAGAAAATTCCAATTCAGGTCATACGCATGCACATTCCGCGCATGTAGAAGCCCATTCTCATGCAAAAGTGAAAACTTCTTCCTCTGAAGATATTGAAGGTGATAAACTTTTGCAAAAAAGAAATCTTGGAACAGTAATCGGCTCAGTTCTATTAGGAATTTCTTTTGGAGTTCTAGTTTCTCTTTGGATGACCTTCTTTCCTCCGAACGGATTTTTACAAAACCCTTCCCAATCCAAAACGATCATCCTAAGCATTCTATTTACGATCGGTGGATTTTTAATCTTCTTTGGGATCCCATTTTTAGGACTACCTCCTGAATTACCAGGTAGAGCTTCCAGTGCATACGATTATCCCGAAAGACAAGCTTGGTGGTATATATGCGTCGGTTCTAGTTCAGTTGGCGTTTTAGCATCTCGATTAATTCTATCTTATTTAAATATCCATAATAGATTAAAATGGGTTTTCGCTATCATACTTTTCCTTTTCTTCGTAGGACTTCCATTCTATCTTGGCGCGCCTAAAATTTCTGAAAACTTTGCCGCTCCAAAAGAATTAAGGATACAGTTCGAATATGTAACCCTACTTACGAATCTACTCTTCTGGTTTCTATTATCTTCTTTATTTTTCTTATTTTGGAAACCGAGGCAGGTATTGGGGTTCAAATGA
- a CDS encoding SDR family NAD(P)-dependent oxidoreductase, with translation MSFTRYKDKKVFITGGSAGIGKGIAIQLAKAGASVIVSARGKSNLEKTVQELKAVGAPTAVFGFAVLDVSDKKALEKEAKKAIQTLGGLDLLICSSGFAKAGEASDLEDEVYRNLMDVNFFGHVNSALAFNDHFAKQKSGEIVFLASTLAFFSIYGYGAYSASKFAIVGFAQGFRQEMMLHGVKVKLFLPPTTDTPGLEKENTDKPELSKEIEMGSALNKVHAIDSVAKAILKWIPNKKFIGYTGWDSWLQYFLFRHFPEFSIKLTDSELKAAQSRLYKKKQKDRNAV, from the coding sequence ATGTCATTCACCAGATACAAAGACAAAAAAGTATTTATAACAGGCGGTTCCGCAGGTATAGGCAAAGGAATTGCAATCCAATTAGCGAAGGCGGGAGCAAGTGTAATCGTTTCTGCCAGAGGAAAATCTAATTTAGAAAAAACTGTGCAGGAATTAAAGGCTGTAGGAGCTCCAACAGCAGTATTTGGCTTCGCAGTTTTGGATGTTTCCGACAAAAAGGCTCTCGAAAAAGAAGCCAAAAAGGCAATCCAAACTTTAGGGGGATTAGACCTCTTAATTTGTAGCAGCGGCTTTGCAAAAGCGGGAGAAGCTTCCGACCTGGAAGACGAAGTTTATAGAAATCTAATGGATGTAAACTTTTTCGGTCATGTGAACAGCGCGCTCGCTTTTAATGACCATTTTGCTAAACAAAAAAGCGGAGAGATCGTATTTTTAGCCTCTACTCTCGCGTTCTTTTCCATCTACGGATACGGAGCTTATTCTGCGAGTAAGTTTGCGATAGTCGGTTTTGCACAAGGTTTCCGCCAAGAGATGATGCTTCATGGAGTAAAAGTAAAATTATTTCTTCCTCCTACAACAGACACTCCCGGTTTGGAAAAGGAAAATACTGACAAACCTGAATTAAGTAAGGAAATTGAGATGGGTTCTGCATTAAACAAAGTGCATGCAATCGATTCAGTAGCAAAGGCAATCTTAAAATGGATACCGAACAAAAAGTTCATCGGCTATACAGGCTGGGATTCTTGGCTCCAATATTTTCTATTTAGGCATTTTCCTGAATTCAGCATTAAGCTTACTGATTCTGAATTAAAGGCAGCACAATCCAGACTATACAAGAAAAAACAAAAAGATAGAAATGCAGTATAG
- a CDS encoding CbiX/SirB N-terminal domain-containing protein, which produces MKPEIAVLVLGHGSREENSNLEFVSLVEAYSLTRPDLKISHAYVELAKPDLETALKELCGEYSNIIIFPLFLYTSGHVKNDIPIVLDRIKFDFPTHSFKIASSLGIHSKMVSLLRKRAEEFLPLNVEQSSKTGVIIVNRGSSDPDANGDFYKTVRLFQEGNFFSFVLPSFIGITSPLLPDTLEMASKLRPERLLVVPYFLFGGKLIQKISSLVQNFSEKFPWIKTEVSSYLGPDPELFSVIDERIQDCISGKLSLPCDTCEYRTQLPGLSKKVGGLKALLWSIRHLETHNQAAPHLFPHRNLQKHIFVCENIDCASKGSSALVSRIRSILKVQGRQSDFKISRSSCMGRCGEGPVVVVYPDGVWYQKVSVEDAEDLVSEHLLQDRLVSRLVDNIMQ; this is translated from the coding sequence ATGAAGCCTGAAATTGCGGTTTTGGTATTAGGTCATGGAAGCAGGGAAGAAAATTCCAATTTGGAATTTGTTTCCTTGGTTGAGGCCTATTCACTTACTCGTCCGGATCTGAAAATATCACATGCTTATGTGGAACTTGCAAAACCCGATTTGGAAACCGCGTTGAAGGAATTATGCGGAGAATATTCGAATATTATAATATTTCCCCTATTTTTGTATACTTCAGGTCATGTCAAAAATGATATCCCAATTGTCTTAGATAGGATTAAGTTCGATTTTCCAACTCATTCCTTCAAAATTGCAAGCAGCTTAGGTATTCATTCTAAGATGGTGTCCTTACTTAGAAAGCGTGCAGAAGAATTTCTACCTCTAAACGTAGAACAATCCTCTAAAACAGGAGTGATCATAGTAAATAGAGGTTCTTCCGATCCGGATGCAAATGGAGATTTTTATAAGACAGTTAGATTGTTCCAAGAAGGAAATTTTTTCTCATTTGTTCTTCCTTCATTCATTGGAATAACAAGCCCACTTCTGCCGGATACCTTGGAGATGGCTTCCAAGTTAAGACCGGAGAGACTTCTGGTGGTCCCCTACTTTTTATTCGGAGGAAAATTGATCCAAAAAATTTCCTCCTTGGTCCAAAACTTCTCCGAAAAATTTCCTTGGATCAAAACCGAAGTTTCTTCCTATTTAGGCCCAGATCCTGAACTATTCTCCGTCATTGATGAAAGGATACAAGATTGTATCTCCGGAAAATTATCTCTTCCTTGTGATACCTGCGAATACAGGACACAACTTCCAGGTCTTTCTAAAAAAGTAGGAGGATTAAAGGCGCTCCTTTGGAGTATCCGCCATTTGGAAACTCATAACCAGGCGGCTCCTCATCTATTCCCTCATCGTAATTTACAAAAACATATATTTGTTTGTGAGAATATAGACTGCGCAAGCAAAGGAAGTTCTGCCTTAGTCTCACGAATTAGATCCATTTTAAAGGTACAAGGAAGACAATCGGATTTTAAAATTTCACGCTCTTCATGTATGGGGAGATGCGGAGAAGGTCCAGTAGTTGTAGTCTATCCAGACGGAGTTTGGTATCAAAAAGTTAGCGTGGAAGATGCGGAAGATCTGGTTTCGGAACATCTTTTACAAGATAGACTCGTTTCTCGTTTAGTTGATAATATTATGCAATAG
- a CDS encoding DUF3209 family protein — translation MACHEIAALRLGMMNVLGIKDESVIEHEKNEIGTEALSSPGPIQSLTNSNNFGDLIRFFEASLVELEQTISKLPSGDPKSGYYTSLLILTKKVELDLKNSAKAFQTLYMDLEEMHDFVHEIYPS, via the coding sequence ATGGCTTGTCATGAAATAGCGGCATTAAGATTAGGTATGATGAATGTTCTTGGAATCAAGGATGAATCGGTTATCGAACATGAAAAGAATGAAATAGGAACTGAGGCTCTCTCTTCTCCCGGTCCAATCCAGTCTTTGACGAATTCGAATAATTTCGGCGATCTAATCCGGTTTTTCGAAGCAAGTTTGGTAGAATTAGAACAAACAATTTCTAAGCTTCCTTCTGGAGATCCTAAATCGGGATATTATACTTCTCTTTTAATACTTACCAAAAAGGTGGAATTGGACCTAAAGAACTCCGCCAAAGCATTCCAAACTTTATACATGGACTTAGAAGAAATGCACGACTTTGTGCATGAGATCTACCCTTCCTAG
- a CDS encoding CbtB domain-containing protein, whose protein sequence is MRSISVSKDFSGARLWLRTSVLVLVGFLAFSTIYAVGLEPMVYLHDTFHDIRHSTGFPCH, encoded by the coding sequence ATGCGCTCGATTTCCGTTTCGAAGGATTTTTCGGGAGCCAGACTATGGCTTAGAACTTCCGTTCTGGTTTTAGTAGGGTTTCTTGCTTTTTCTACGATCTATGCAGTAGGCTTGGAACCGATGGTGTATTTGCACGATACTTTTCATGATATAAGACATTCGACAGGCTTTCCATGCCATTAA